In the Neodiprion virginianus isolate iyNeoVirg1 chromosome 2, iyNeoVirg1.1, whole genome shotgun sequence genome, cattatcttgtctatactgagcaagctgtgcaaaaccgtcgtagaacctgaccttacctttatctattaccttcacctttacctttacctttttttctaattatctattctctgacgcatgtgcgtctggcgcccaacaattaTCTCTTTCCCTTTTCTTATCTCTCtatatctaattattcaggttagtgactgcgccgtagggtaaccaattatccCATTTCTTCGTTCAACCCtcgcgaaaaattttatggttacaatatatacagtataatttttgatgaacttttaaaaaataaaaattttagaaaaaaagaaacattctacatttactcaattttcaacaaattaatataattactAAAAAAATCTCATATATTTCACAATCGTTTGCTCACgtatgaattaaaataaaaatattatttttcgaacaatGCGATTTGATGTACTTTATGTATTGTAATTTCGAGCATCTATACAATGGATTGGAACTCAATGAAAAGTTTGAAGagaacatacagatagataaatgattaattatctaatttcatatttttcattttttaaaatcaattattcattgattgagggaaaataattcattgagatcaatttttttttctattcatgaattttttaatccaaTTACCTCCTTTTAGatttaattatatcaatgtatgaTTCATATATGTAACTGaattatacatcatacattatacaatggattagaacttattgaaaagcttgaaaaaaacatacagttggataattaattgattattcaattccatatgttcaatttttagaaattaatCATCCATCAATTTGAGGAAAATGATTTATCGagataaattattttagttgagaatatgtaaatttgaacaactggtgaatttgaaaaattaacgacggagccaggaatcgaacctggaatctagcgatgctttaccggagacttactccactagaccacctagccgccctgactctgttgtctttaatttctctcataaccagtgagttcaaatttgttttcatgtgcccgatttgtatgagtaagaatttcttctctgcatgcacgatgtaaggagactgtagtgtgtagatgtttatgtttacccctttcaatcctttgcttccgatgagaagcccgtaagacagcaatgccgtctaataaatgagatgcgggtgtgcaaatcattaatctacgagagaattttaaatttaaatctcatctcatttattagacggcattgctgtcttacgggcttctcatcggaagcaaaggattgaaaggggtaaacataaacatctacacactacagtcttcttacatcgtgcatgcagagaagaaattcttactcatacaaatcgggcacatgaaaacaaatttgaactcactggttataagagaaattaaagacaacagagtcagggcggctaggtggtctagtggagtaagtctccggtaaagcatcgctagattccaggttcgattcctggctccgtcgttaatttttcaaattcaccagttgttcaaatttacatattctcaacaaaaattctctcgtagattaatgatttgcacacccgcatctcatttattagacggcattgctgtcttacgggcttctcattggaagcaaaggattgaaaggggtaaacataaacatctacacactacagtctccttacatcgtgcatgcagagaagaaattcttactcataaattattttatttatcatatgATTGATAAATCTCCTTACCTCCACTCAtgctcaattatattaatgttcaatttatatacatatgtcgGGGGTGAAGCCTCGGAAAGGCGGAGAGGATGTAGGATTTGCTTTACGTGGATTGCTCATTGTAATAAGCGCGATGATCCCAACACGTCCGGTCAATTCCCTTGCTTTTCCGTGACTGTCGATTTCATCCaagcgttgttataaacaaaccatttgtctgttctatttttaaaacatgTTGAATAACGCTTGACGCTTGATACGGCGGACTCATTCAAAGTTCAAGTTTCGAATTCACTTGATGATGCATCCTCTTTATTCTTCTCCGACATATCTCTCGATCtaatgaaaaagtttcaaacaaatgaacgtagaaaaagattaaaataacaatagtgaaaaaaagactataataacaataatataaaaaagattattataacaatagtatacgcatgaagttggcggtggggtgagatcccaaaaacaaaacaaaaagcatctagcaaaccctttgacagctgacatcggctgtttatgacagtcaatgacaaatatctttataggtatctgtttctgacgcgcaaaaaatgaacatgcaaacgaaaattatcaagatgattcccgacaggaattgtctttttcgcgcgttggcgtattgtgtatacggcacacaagatcgacacgcagaggtgagactgagtatcgtttcaaatatagtggataattggtctacatttgcgagttttattacaggtaatgagtcaaacggtgctgtgattaggtgacctggtgattacaaatcacatatgaataaaaatgcaatatatgcagctgcggatatttttaagatatgtttaatcgtgtatcgcgaagaacaaattcatccacaccggatcggatcacaaaatggaacacaattctcgctactcttcaccggcgacggagacagtggacactttgatgtcttgcagaaccaaaataaaattcagatagtgagtaataagtatcaAACGTAACAAGCAAATTATAGTCTCTCTATTagatctaaatatatcaccaaacagtcaaaaggacagccaggatttacgatgacaatggagaaaggaggagtttcaagcagcagacaaggcgatgaagatggtggatggtcggaagtatcacaaaagaaaaaggaaaataaaattttaagtgcgaagaaccaaataagccagagaataataataaacaaatattcctataaccaggcaagaggacgaccatgatcgatgttgaccacaagagaaagaggtgttttacggagtgaacagcaacataaatatagagaaaaaaataatgtaaagaaggtgattttggagaataacgggcagagcggtagcaaaaataattcagcaagtcaaggagatggatagatatcaatagagaaggcacaccaattttcaaccaacgaacggaagcttagattgatgaaaaaaagaaaagtaagcacagaaggaattgaagtggacagcaagtgcagacctgtcatcaaatcaacatgaaggaattcgcctgtctactagacaatgcgtgaggaaatagtgaggcgcgtagcgccgagatggggttggcgcgcgaagcgcgcaggggcgaagcccctagttatacaaaataaacaagACAATCTCTCCTGTTCAATACTATGGACATCGATTGGTCTTACGTCGAGGCGAAGCACAGAATCAGTTGTTGCGGAGCGGACGATTGACACAACACTATGTGATTCACGCATATCTCACAATCGAATCGCAGCGTTTATTGTTTTGAAGAAATAATCAGAAGCAATTGCGTGTAGAATGTTACAAGGGAATGACTCATCACATATCAAATAGTGAAGCGACTACTTCGGATCGAACAAGACTTGGGAACCAAATGATTTTACCATCATCATTTTCCGGCAGCATGCGACATATGCAACAGCAGTACCAAGATACAATGGCAGTAACAAGGAAAGTTGGACGACCGGATTTATTCATCACAATGACATGTAATCCTAAATGGCCGGAAATATGTACGGTATTAAAAGATTTTCCTACAGGTACCACTGTAAACGACATTCCAACAATAGCTTGTCGAATATTCAACATGCGGCTACAACAGGCAATAAAGGAAATCCGAAGCGGTTCAGTATTTGGAAAGATTGAAGGATACGTATACACAGTTGAATTTCAGAAGAGAGGCTTAACGCATGCTCACATACTATTTATCTCAAATAACAATGACAAACTTATGACTCCAGAAGCAATTGACAGTTTTATATCTGCAGAAATACCAGACAAACGAATACATCAACAACTATATCAATCTGTCACATCACACATGCTACACGTCCCTCACACATCCAAAATACCATGCTGGAATTCGGTAACGAAGTCATGCTCAAAGAACATTCCGAAAAACTTAGTGGAAAACACTGATATAAGCGCTGGCGGTTTTCCAAAGTATCGCAGACGAAAAAATACAGACGTCAACTATTACCGCAACCACGTGGAAGGAAGAAATATCCAAGTAGACAACAGCATGGTTGTGCCTCACAATCCATACCTACTTGCAATGTACGATTGTCACATGAACGTAGAACATTGTGCGTCAATAATGGCTATCAAGTATGTCTTTAAGTACATCCACAAGGGACATGATCGTGCAAGAGTACAGATAACTGATTCAAACAGCAAGAGTGATGGTCAGCCAATAATCAACGAAATACAGGATTATGTAGATTCGCGTTACGTAGGACCGATGAAAGCAGTTTGGCGTATACTAGAACTGCCAATGCATGGACTAAGTCACGCAGTCACACGCTTACCTGTACACCTACCGGCGCAGCTATACGCAACGTTTGAGGATGGTAGAGAAGTCAAAGCCgctacaaatgaaaaaaagtggaGAACCCATCTTATTGCATGGTTTGAATTGAACAGCATAGATGAAATGGCAAGAAATATAACTTACACGAACACGCCAGATTACTATTCGTTTCAAGAAGCAAcaaaaacgtggaaaaaaagaaaatatgcatGCAAAGTAGTGAGTAGAATGACAAATGTTTCACCAAGGGATTCCGAAAGATTTCACCTCAAACTAATCCTTGGACATGCGTCAAATGCAAGGAGTTTTATAGATTTACGCACTGTAAACGGGAAGGAATGGAATACATTTAGAGAGGCTGCAGTGGATATGGGTTTAACTGCGACAAATGACGAagctttaaaaatattcgacgaAGCTGTTTCAATACTTATGCCGAAACGgttacatcattttttttgtgtagTATTTAATCGGTGAAATGCCATCGAACGCGATAGATTTATGGATTACTCACAAGAAAGCACTATCTGAAGACTTCGTGGATCAGCATGAAAATAGAGCACTATGTACAATTGAGCATCTTCTCAGAGCTGAGGCAAGATCATGTGCAGATTTTCACTTACCAATACCggagataattttcaaaaataaagcAGAAGAAATAACAGTGGAAAACAGAAACCTTTGCA is a window encoding:
- the LOC124297753 gene encoding uncharacterized protein LOC124297753, with protein sequence MTHHISNSEATTSDRTRLGNQMILPSSFSGSMRHMQQQYQDTMAVTRKVGRPDLFITMTCNPKWPEICTVLKDFPTGTTVNDIPTIACRIFNMRLQQAIKEIRSGSVFGKIEGYVYTVEFQKRGLTHAHILFISNNNDKLMTPEAIDSFISAEIPDKRIHQQLYQSVTSHMLHVPHTSKIPCWNSVTKSCSKNIPKNLVENTDISAGGFPKYRRRKNTDVNYYRNHVEGRNIQVDNSMVVPHNPYLLAMYDCHMNVEHCASIMAIKYVFKYIHKGHDRARVQITDSNSKSDGQPIINEIQDYVDSRYVGPMKAVWRILELPMHGLSHAVTRLPVHLPAQLYATFEDGREVKAATNEKKWRTHLIAWFELNSIDEMARNITYTNTPDYYSFQEATKTWKKRKYACKVYLIGEMPSNAIDLWITHKKALSEDFVDQHENRALCTIEHLLRAEARSCADFHLPIPEIIFKNKAEEITVENRNLCKESTDRKQEKCSYINGSGGTGKTFLYNALYYMLKSEKKCCIAWTGIAAILLPYGTTAHKTFGLPLTLQKEGTIFTNATMKKKIQSIDVFIWDECSMIPKNALELIDTTLKDIMEDTSPFGGKTIILGGDFRQVLPIVKRGGNGEVELFVPEKEIQCNNLIDDSYPRNLPLDELTNRAILAPLNFEVNQLNKEILRRMDGNIFELRSVDYETLQGIDTAEAALDEEATLRYSIEYLNGLMPSGLPLHNLQLKVGGIVMSLRNLSISDGLCNGARLVVREIHSRILIGELLIGERKGQIV